The sequence atcgttaatcttgcagagacagcgagcttgagcggggagttctttgtcgtgagtgagcaggagtaagtattctgattaattctTTTGTATAGCATTTtcaaatgtaacgccagtacgccatattaagttaaaagcctgcaagcttctcctcctgtctgtacagtaatttctctactgtgcgacagagagtcgagtggttatgacgcaatcgttagcctatttttacaaaaactgtttatacggggccataatgtaacatagaaggtaatggagccctttatacattgttgtgtatctttagaaataaataatggacaaacggagtctttaaacgcctcagatgtaaagttattcgctgtaaAAGTGACGAAAAGATGAATGGgtggtcaatgggatgctaacgcaagtgaagttctgctacaagatggcggcacatggccgacttcaacttccggttgcGAGATTGAGTTTgaagatgacaccacactcatcggcttcattcaggatggtgacgagtctgctaACAGACAGGAGGTTAACGAGCTGGGTGTCTGGttcagtcttaacaacctggagctcaacatgctcaaaactgtggagatgatcgtggacccCACTGCTCTCCCCcaatcaccatcatgaacagcactgtaatgacagtggagtcattcacgttcctgggcaccaccatctgcCAGAACCTAAAGTTGGACATTCACATTTCACATTGTAAAAAAAGGCCGAagagaggttgtacttccttcgccagctgaggaagtccAACCTGCCACCCTGCCATCAGGGGAAGtcgtgacctaatggttagagagtcagactggTAATCCAAAGTAGTTTTGAtgtcgagtcttgggccggcagtgattgtaggtggggggagtgaatgtacagcgctttCTCcaacttcaataccacgactgaggtgcccttgagcaaggcaccaaaccaccaactgctccccgggtgccacagcataaagtggctgcccactgctccgggtgtgtgttcccggtgtgtgtgtgtgttcactgctgtctgtgtgcactttggatgggttaaatgcagagcacgaattccgagtatgggtcaccatacttggctgtatgtcaggtcactttttaaattttttcacaggagctgctgaaaaaGTTCTACTCCACCATTATTAAATCCGTCCTCTGCACTCTGCTTAGGTACCAAATTTCACTCAGAGTATGTAGCTAAAATCTGCACAATTAGGGACTTCAGTTATGCGCAAACAATGAAAAACCTCAAGCGTGACACAAATAAGACTTTTTTaactacataaacatttaaactagtctaacacacacacacacacacagtgcatacATTGGGCATAGGAAAAAGGGTTAAAACTTAAGCAGTAAAGAGatgagaaataaatacataaagctgtaatacaatttgatattcagcagatctacagcctgaaggaaacatcagttagttcaaacacacctttgtaaaAGCTGCATATGATAGTTAATGCACATTTTTCAGGTGATAGTTAACCTTTGGTTTGATGAGGAGgcgttagatattatttgttaaatgtaacaaatagttgtgtgtctgatttGTTGAAATGCTAcaagagtgagcaaaagggctagTAAAATCTCTCTGAACCCCTCACATCCAACATATTTTCTCTTTGAACTGTTACCATCTGGTTGACGCTTCAGTGCTCTGAGCACCAGAATGACCAGACACAGCAATCCATCTCatgaaaacctgaaaaaaattgtgaaacacacactatatataaacttatatacttatttatctaacacacaaaCTTGTTTGTTAAACAGCAAATAATCTTCCTGTATACCAGAATCTGTATGGAGCGGGATTTGAACCAGCGGTCGTGGTGGTAAAGTAATCAAACACTCCATAACAAAAAGCCTAAGGACGTTGCCTCCAACTTCTATAGATGCACAGCTTTTACACACTTACTGACTTCCGTTAGCATGAACAATTTCTTATATTGGAAATTAAATTACTCAAAGCTAATTGAATATTATAAACTAGCacttatttatatactgtacataaaaggtatttgtgtaataaattatttataaacaagGGGTTGGTTTGCTAAATGCTCTCCATgtaatttacaattacatttaagtTTGATAAAGAGGTGGAATCGGTGGAAGAAGTGTTCAATGTTTGTACAAATGAAAATGCACAAAAAGTTAGTTAAAGGGTATATAAAGTACACAGTTTcgcctaatctcatgttaatcttgagtacctacagaGCAGTACTGCATTCTTCAtgtatccaaaaagtctttagttttatcatatttataaaagaaaaatacagctttccgattttTTTCCCTGAAAAAGCAGAGCTCCTTGAGGCGTGcagtgggcggagctataatactgacgttccgtgttgtttccattaacatatattcacttatgtgctgatttccaacaaaagacagaaatctgatgcaattgtacttacatgaattgGGTCTTTTATCGcagggacggctccatgttttaatagcaaacgatgtgcaaatccagtgtcGACTTGGGGCTTGTTTATAAATACAAAGGCACTTGAtacactccattgctgccccgaaaaaaaaaaaaaaaaaacttcatccactgttcatgtaacgctgggttctttgggaagctaaACATGGCAAACTTTCCCtcacatacaaaaacacacttatttggagacattctcgaacaaatcctatgcagcgctgccaaGTGCCAACAATTTCCAGTTTCCATTTccaagagaaatgctcatataaggagttccactctCCTCTATGTCATTAAATCgacgatcgaaaaaaaaaaaaaaacaggcaaaatTGTACCAACCCGAAAGGAAggaattctcagtcattcttctaaattattttttaaaactttggccaTTTTTAGAATGataatccatctctttaacactgtgaacaactctgaatacacaaaaCACCACTGtaaccccccctttaatatttccCATCAGTTCACAGGCAATACTTCCAAAATCTGTCGTAAATTAGTCTGGTCCAGTTCTTCTAATCATTTATTGGGTGAGGAGCTGTTTGCTGAAACCACGCTCACCTAGCGCAATGGCGGTGACAGCAtacagcaatccacctgtcactcaagttgAAATGCCCTTAATTTTGCAGAACTTTaagccttaaaggggggggggggggtgaaatgctcgttttcactcaatatcttaATATCtcgttaatcttgagtacctatagagtagtactgcatccttcataactccaaaaagtctttagttttattatatttataagagaaagatagtctgtacagatAGTctgttttttcccggaaaaacacgaacggctggaggcgtgacatgtgggcggagctaaagaatcacgagcgcgagaaGGCTTTTTCATTGAGAGCATCTCAAGCCATGCGCtacagtgaaacattagaatctgaatggGGCGTGGGCGTGGTTGCATtggaagataatgaagggagacgtgaaaaacggacattgcgttgttttcatatggattactttatcagagaatatttgttttcggcaggacttgtttagtttaaaaatagacatgtcaggatttctatagatatatctcatgtctcttcattgagtattcactgagttagttaattttaatgatgtgtttgtaaatgaagatcagcgcagacaaaggttGCAggcagcacaccttgtttgttatctttattttataagtgcacaaagttttgttacgtctgtatacaaaaagtagaccctttacagatttgattgatgtatcgTTTTTATCTCTACGATCTacaaaagtgtaatttaagttcttttcggggttatcaggagaaaatgactcatacgcgttaatcgactccagatggttaatgtaaaaacattcagcgTCTGCAGCACCAAGGTGCcctttacaagacattaatgtaaaaacattcagcgTTCTGCAGGATCAGTGTAGCCTGTACaggaaattaatgtaaaaacattcagcttctgcagcaccagtgtgccctgtacaggacattaatgtaaaaacattcagcgtctgcagcaccagtgtgccctgtacaggacattaatgtaaaaacattcagtgtctgccgcaccagtgtgccctgtacaggacattaatgtaaaaacattcataaaaacatTCATAGCATCATtgctatatgcaaaaaaaaaaaaaaaatcttaacatacatctaatgtatatttattgtttttactgtatttataatattctACTCAAGTTAGGGTGACCAGATTTCTCAGAGTGGAATACGGGACAGACACAGAACCCACAGACCCACAACACCTACTGCACACATACAAGTATTTACACTTAATACTATTGTTagctatgtaaaaaaataattgtagacTTACATAAAATTGCAGATCAGTGGGAACAAGATGGTGCAACAGCATCATTCACTGTTGCTGTTTTGTATTTTTCACTGGAACCAATTTTTTGTCTTTCAAGAGTTTATCATAAAATGCGGAGCAGTCCAGTCCGAAATTAATTCGTACGAAAAGCATTGCCTTCATTGTTGTTACACTCTGTcgagtgtctgtctgtctgattttTTTAATCCGTCCATGATGCAttcaggggaagtcgtggcctaatggttagagggttggactcccaatcgaagggttgtgagttctagtctcgggccggatggaattgtgggtggggggagtgcatgaacagctctctctccaccttcaataccacgacttaggtgcccttgagcaaggcatcgaacccccaactgctccccgggcgccgcagcataaatggctgcccactgctccgggtgtgtgttcacagtgtgtgtgtgtgtgtgtgtgttcactgctctgtgtgtgtgcatttcggatgggttaaatgcagagcacaaattctgagtatgggtcaccatacttggctgaatgtcacttcacttcacttcacttcacttcattaacGAGAACACACGCTCCACAGGTGCAGATGTACCAGGCAGGCATAAAACAAACTCCACAGCCAAAGATAAGACTCCAAAGTTGAGTGACTTGCTCCCATCTCACTAAACACGTCTGTCCATCTATCAGACACAGCCACCTTGTTTTTGTTCCACTCAGTGATGTGACAAGTGACAATGTTTTTAGCACAGGCCCACTCATCAAAGAGCATGGTTTCGTCAATCGATGTGAGAGCAGGTATTCTTGATTAGAGGTTGCTGAGGCTGCTCTGAATTTCTCTCCATTCTGGAACACTTCTCAGTAGGACCCACTCTAGTTCTTTTGTATTCTCCAGTGAGCAGCTCCAATTATCAAGGTAATCCACTGATGCTGAGTAAAAGCTTCTCACTGCACAATAAAAATCATCAGCTTTTATGTCACCAGCTTCAACAAGGGTGTCTAACTGTGTTTTGATGTCAGAGGGAATAAATGATTCCTCCAGCCTGGCCTGCAAGACATTTCTCAGATCATAAATGTGCAAAGCCACTTCTGTGACAGGTATATTGTCTTGATCTACTGTCTCCAATGCACGATGGAAAGCTGCAGTTCGCTTAAGTGCAAATCCAAGCCAAAGTTTTGTGCAAGGGTTGCTGAATGTGTCTTTTAGAAACTTTGGGCACTTTTCTTGAGAAAGAAAGTATGCACGTAGACCATCAAAAAGGTGCAGAATTCGTTCAAGAGATGAACCAAGAGAGAGGAAACGTGTGGTACCATGCTCCAGTAATTTCTGATAGTCCAGCTATACAAAGTCACAAAACTCCTTGAGCTCCTTTACGCGCACTTTATAGATATTAAAGTATTTGTATACCTTCACAGCAAAACACTCCAAATCAATTGGTAAGCAATCCACTGCTGTTTGCAGGGTATTGTGGATGATGTGTGCATTACAGCCAATGCCCAGAATATCCCTTCCTAGCTGAATTTGCAGCTTTCTCCAGATATTGCCTTTACCAGCTCTTTTAACACCGCCAAAGTTTGTTTCAGTGTTATCAGCACAAAGTGCAACTATTTTCTGAGCAAGGACATGTTTTTCAATGACATGGGAAATGTAGGCAGTTTGCAAATCCGATGTCTCACCTGGCAGAGATGAAAATTCAATGATCTTGACCTTTACACCCTCTAGTGGCTTGAAGTATCGCACAAGCACAGGGAACAATTTAATGTCTTTGTGGTTGGATGCATCCACAGTTAATGTGACAAAGGAGCACTTGTCCAAATCATGCTGAACTTCTTCCTCTGACAAAGGACAAAGAACATTGCATATTATAGCCTCAGATTAGTGCGAGCGGAAGAAAATTTTGGATCATACAATTTCTTTATCAATTTTGCAGTGCAGTAAGCTGTCCGAAAACTATGGCCATGAATAACAGAATGATATGCAAAAAGTCCTTCACTTGCATGCACTTTATCAGATTCGCAACTTTGCTTCACAAAAAAAAGCAATGGAAAAGCGAGCCCAGCAAATGTTGCATCTTAATTTACTTGCCTCTGATAGTGACTCTCTTTTGagaaatttaaactttttttgaagATCGTCGTTAAATGTACACGCACGCTTCTTTGACATCTTTGCACCTGAGGCAAGCTAATCCGTCCTCTCATCTCATGTACTCTACACTTAACTGTGACGTCGGATTCCGCCTTCATTAACTGCAAGTTGATTAAGGAAATTGTGAATGGATGGAATTGTCCTTGTGTTTGCTGTTACAAGCTTTCGGAATCTATAATGTTTATTTCCACTAGATGGCGCTTGTGTACTTCAAcactcatttatttcagtaacttTTTGATCAGtctaatctgtatatttttatatttcgaCTATTTTATAATGCTTATTGTGATTTATATACTCAACTGTTGTATATTTGAGGAATATTTATTCTTTCTAAGAGTTTTCTTTGGTTATATTTAATTTTGCTCCCATCGTGCCTttgtatgtcacttcctgttttgtCACGGAGAACGAGTCAGAACTGCGGTCCGAGTTTCACAGAGCAATTCTGCTGATCATATTGAATGATGTAATCATTGCAAAGTTTAAAGTATTTCTATTTAGAAGTCATCCGATAAAGAAGCTTCAAGATAACCCCCTCTCTTAGCTCATAAGCAGGCAAAAGTGGTATGTGGATGTATTTTCTGTTTATGTACGAGTTTAAAGTCATGTGTGTTTTACATGTAACTGAATGTATGACATGTTTGTTGTATATTCACCCTTTTTTACTCAGTTCTACGGTGTTGGTGTTGGAGTCTAAGTCCAGAACACATTAAACATCAGTTAAGGAACCTCAGCCTTCGCGGGCATAGTAGAACACTTTCTGCGTCGGTGAAGGCCAACTGCATCAGATCGTAAAGCTGCACGAGGAAATCGGCCATCAAGAGGTGCCACATGTTGAATGAGGGAAGTACAACATGAAAAGATTGCAATTGACTTGACTGAAGCAAGCAAAGGCTGAACAAGCAAGCACTTTTGAAGTTAGTGACTTGGAAGCAGCGCAAGGTCTTGTGAACTGTCACTGAAGTTTCAATTGCTCTGGTATTTCCATCATTCCCATTCTAAGATAAAGTTGGACATTTTTCTATTATCGTTTGACTTATTAAGAAACTAAAAGGGACTAAACAGATAAACAATTTTGCTACTATTAAATAAGACTAAAGTTTGAATTTTCTGTTGTATTCAAGTATTTGTGTATACTTCATCATTTAAGCGTGttgatattcacattttttttttttttacaagttgaaTTCATAGACTACTTCTTGACAGTTCTGTAGCTTGTTATCATTTACATGATTGGATCACATAAGTGTAGCTGAGATAACCGCTTTACACTAAACTTTAGATTGCTCTTTGAATATTCACATTATAGTGCAACACAGGTTTAGCATGTCAAACACAAGTGAAAATACATTGCTGGCTACTAAAGAAGTTAGCTATACAACCCCTACTGCACAAGACGTAGACAATGCAGAGCAGGTCATTCCATCAGAGCAGGCTGATATAACTGAACAAGTTGAAGTGGCTGCACAAGTACAACAACCTCAGGTGGACATAGATAATACACAGCTCTCAGATATTAGAAGAAGCCAGCGAGCACGCACGCTTACCGAGAAGGGTAAAACGCTGCAAGACGCTAGACTAAATGATCTGAAAAGAAGCTTTGAGCAGAAGTATAGAAGGTGGAAGTATCACATCAATGGTTTGAAAAGAGCCATTAAGAACAATGATGATGCAGAATTGATTTGTGAAGTTGTGAGCACCATTAATGCCACTCAGTCTGAGGTCGACCATATTTATGGTGATATAAGAAGCATCACAAGCCCTGAACCTGAAATTCGGAGGAAAAATGACACTTGCCTTGCCATTACTAGCACTGCAAATGAGAAGTCTCAAAGATTCCTCAACGGTGATCCTAAGGACATTCCCTGGCCTGATTCATATTCAGTGTTTGAAGCCACTGTGTCCAGCATCATCTCAGCAACCTCCAGTAAGTCAAAGTCTGTTTCCAAGATGTCCAGTAAATCTTACAGTGATTCTCTGCAGAAAAGACAAGAAGCGGCGGCTGAAGTAGCGGCTACTCAAGAAGTGATTAAAATAATGAAGACACAACATCAGCATGAAGAGGAAATTAGGAAACTGGAGGCAGAGGATGAAAGGTTAGCAGCAGAAAGAGAAGCTCAAGAAAGGGAAACCGAAGCGGAGAATGCAAGGAAAAGGGCTCAATTTATTTCAGAAAGCACTGTTAGAAAAATAAAgctggaagaaaagaaaaaagaagtggAACGGTTGGAGGAACTAAAAAGACATAACGCAGCACAAGCAAGGCTGCAAGTTTATGCTGAAAGCATCAAAGGTGATGAGGGAGAACAGCGTTCTGCTCCTCTTCTTCAACAAAGGCAAGAACATTATGTTTTTCAACCAAGCgttcctttttctctctctcagccaTTTACGCTCGCTCAAGACACTGCTCCTTTCAACCAACCCTCTTGTTCTTCTCAAAGGTTACCCCAAGCTCATATCTCTCAGTCACCTACATGGCCTGCTCCCAACGAAGCTTCTAATGATCTTGTGAAGGCACTGGCTGAAGCGATTACAGCCAATAGGATTCCAATTACAGAACCTGTTGTTTTTTCTGGAGATCCCCTGAAGTATAATGACTGGAAGCTGTCCTTCCAGACGTTAATTGATCGCAAGAACTTGCCATCACAAGAAAAGCTATTCTTTCTACGCAAGTATGTAGGTGGTCCTGCCAAGAGAGCGATTGAAGGACATTTTGTGGCTGGAACAGAAATGGCTTACACGGCAGCCTGGAACATCCTTGATGACCGGTTCGGCAATCCGTTCGTAGTTGGCAAATCTTACCGTGACAAAATACAGTCTTGGCACAAGATTGCTACCAAAGACAGCAAAGACCTCCAGGAATTTGTAGATTTCCTAAGCAGTGTTGAATCAGCAATGCCTTATGTACAAGGTTTACAAGCTCTGAATGACTGTGTTGAAAATCAAAGAATATTAGCCAAATTGCCAGACTGGTTGAGTTCACGTTGGAATAGAGCAGTCACCAAGTTTCAAGACGAATACAAAGGATTCCCAGATTTCAAATACTTTGTTGAATTTCTTAACAAGGAAGCTAGAATCGCATGCAATCCTATCACCTCACTGCAAGCGATAAAGCCAGCAGAGCAAGAAAGGTTCAAGCAATCAGATCAAGATCATTATAAGTTTCAGAGGAATCGCAACTCAAGTGCAAAGACATTCTCCACTAGTTCCAGTGAAAGGACTAGCCTTATGTGTGTCTTTTGTAAGAGATTAGGCCACACTCTCCATAAGTGTCGCAAATTTATGGAAAGACCAATTGAGGAAAGATTGAAGTTTGTACAGTCTGAGAAGTTGTGCTTTGGCTGTCT comes from Carassius auratus strain Wakin chromosome 3, ASM336829v1, whole genome shotgun sequence and encodes:
- the LOC113048957 gene encoding uncharacterized protein LOC113048957; translated protein: MSNTSENTLLATKEVSYTTPTAQDVDNAEQVIPSEQADITEQVEVAAQVQQPQVDIDNTQLSDIRRSQRARTLTEKGKTLQDARLNDLKRSFEQKYRRWKYHINGLKRAIKNNDDAELICEVVSTINATQSEVDHIYGDIRSITSPEPEIRRKNDTCLAITSTANEKSQRFLNGDPKDIPWPDSYSVFEATVSSIISATSSKSKSVSKMSSKSYSDSLQKRQEAAAEVAATQEVIKIMKTQHQHEEEIRKLEAEDERLAAEREAQERETEAENARKRAQFISESTVRKIKLEEKKKEVERLEELKRHNAAQARLQVYAESIKGDEGEQRSAPLLQQRQEHYVFQPSVPFSLSQPFTLAQDTAPFNQPSCSSQRLPQAHISQSPTWPAPNEASNDLVKALAEAITANRIPITEPVVFSGDPLKYNDWKLSFQTLIDRKNLPSQEKLFFLRKYVGGPAKRAIEGHFVAGTEMAYTAAWNILDDRFGNPFVVGKSYRDKIQSWHKIATKDSKDLQEFVDFLSSVESAMPYVQGLQALNDCVENQRILAKLPDWLSSRWNRAVTKFQDEYKGFPDFKYFVEFLNKEARIACNPITSLQAIKPAEQERFKQSDQDHYKFQRNRNSSAKTFSTSSSERTSLMCVFCKRLGHTLHKCRKFMERPIEERLKFVQSEKLCFGCLKTGHNSRSCTSRSVCEKCEKCHPTSLHQDRVNKYPGQSSRISQDQLKVNHGSADRTAESQKVQESKPVTSNRVVQERNGTHTSSIIPVYVSTTDEPRKEILVYALLDTQSDTTFILKDTAETLDIKKEPVKLKISTITSKTKVLSSHKLNGLQVRGIQSEVKIKLPTTYTRDYIPANRSHIPTCETAKELASSRTSGR